The Streptomyces sp. P9-A4 genome contains a region encoding:
- a CDS encoding anthranilate synthase family protein: MDLSRLLDDSCPPFALLRRRTPGRDHDTVEVLIGRVHEAERLADLPVGPRPTLALVPFRQIRERGFDVRDDGTPLSVLVADETHELPLAEALAQLPAHDVTVEDGGFDVCDEEYAGIVRRVIDEEIGSGEGANFVIRRTYTGEIPGFGRADALALFRRLLCGERGAYWTFVVHTGDRTLVGASPEVHVRMTGGTVVMNPISGTYRYPAGSAPTPDGLLAFLADRKETEELSMVVDEELKMMCTVGDMGGVVIGPRLKEMAHLAHTEYELRGRSSLDVREVLRETMFAATVTGSPVQNACRVIERHEAGGRGYYAGALALLGTDANGAQTLDSPILIRTADIAPDGGLRVPVGATLVRHSDPAGEVAETHAKAAGVLTALGVREGRPAGGAAPSAAALADDPRVRAALDARRADLAPFWLRMQTRSAELSGHALVIDAEDTFTAMLAHVLRSSGLEVSVLRYDEPGLRELALAHEGPVVLGPGPGDPSDAADPKMRFLRGLTAELVREHRHGLLGVCLGHELIAAELGLEIVRKRTPFQGAQLRIDLFGQERTVGFYNSFTARCDDRTATELALHRIEVSRDAETGEVHALRGPGFAGVQFHPESVLTTEGAALTAALLAGVLV; encoded by the coding sequence ATGGACCTCTCCCGTCTCCTCGACGACTCCTGCCCGCCCTTCGCCCTGCTGCGCCGCCGCACCCCCGGCCGCGACCACGACACCGTCGAGGTCCTGATCGGCCGGGTCCACGAGGCCGAGCGCCTCGCGGACCTTCCCGTCGGCCCCCGGCCGACGCTCGCCCTGGTGCCCTTCCGGCAGATCAGGGAGCGCGGCTTCGACGTCCGCGACGACGGCACCCCCCTCTCCGTCCTGGTCGCCGACGAGACCCACGAACTGCCGCTCGCCGAGGCCCTCGCGCAGCTTCCGGCGCACGACGTGACCGTCGAGGACGGCGGCTTCGACGTCTGTGACGAGGAGTACGCCGGGATCGTGCGGCGGGTCATCGACGAGGAGATCGGCTCGGGCGAGGGCGCCAACTTCGTCATCCGGCGCACCTACACCGGGGAGATCCCCGGATTCGGCCGCGCCGACGCGCTCGCCCTGTTCCGGCGGCTGCTCTGCGGCGAGCGGGGCGCGTACTGGACCTTCGTCGTGCACACCGGCGACCGGACGCTCGTCGGGGCCAGCCCCGAGGTGCACGTCCGGATGACGGGCGGGACCGTCGTGATGAACCCGATCAGCGGCACGTACCGCTACCCGGCCGGGTCCGCCCCGACCCCCGACGGCCTGCTCGCCTTCCTCGCCGACCGCAAGGAGACCGAGGAGCTGTCGATGGTGGTCGACGAGGAGCTCAAGATGATGTGCACGGTCGGCGACATGGGCGGGGTGGTGATCGGACCGCGGCTCAAGGAGATGGCCCATCTCGCCCACACCGAGTACGAGCTGCGGGGACGCTCCAGCCTGGACGTGCGCGAGGTGCTGCGCGAGACGATGTTCGCGGCGACCGTCACCGGCTCGCCCGTGCAGAACGCCTGCCGGGTGATCGAGCGTCACGAAGCGGGCGGGCGCGGCTACTACGCCGGGGCCCTCGCCCTCCTCGGCACCGACGCGAACGGCGCCCAGACCCTGGACTCCCCCATCCTGATCCGTACCGCCGACATCGCCCCCGACGGGGGCCTGCGGGTGCCGGTCGGTGCCACGCTCGTCCGGCACTCGGATCCGGCGGGCGAGGTCGCCGAGACCCACGCCAAGGCGGCGGGGGTGCTCACCGCGCTCGGGGTCCGGGAGGGCCGCCCGGCCGGCGGGGCGGCGCCGTCCGCCGCCGCGCTCGCCGACGATCCGCGGGTACGGGCCGCCCTGGACGCGCGCCGGGCGGACCTCGCGCCGTTCTGGCTGCGGATGCAGACCCGGTCGGCCGAACTGTCGGGCCACGCGCTGGTCATCGACGCCGAGGACACCTTCACGGCGATGCTGGCGCACGTGCTGCGCTCCTCGGGCCTGGAGGTGTCGGTGCTCCGCTACGACGAGCCGGGGCTGCGCGAGCTGGCGCTCGCCCACGAGGGGCCGGTGGTCCTGGGCCCCGGGCCCGGCGACCCCTCGGACGCCGCCGACCCGAAGATGCGCTTCCTGCGCGGTCTGACGGCCGAGCTGGTGCGGGAGCACCGCCACGGCCTGCTCGGCGTCTGCCTCGGGCACGAGCTGATCGCCGCCGAACTGGGCCTGGAGATCGTCCGCAAGCGGACCCCGTTCCAGGGGGCCCAGCTGCGGATCGACCTCTTCGGACAGGAGCGGACGGTCGGCTTCTACAACAGCTTCACCGCCCGCTGCGACGACCGGACGGCGACGGAGCTGGCGCTGCACCGGATCGAGGTGAGCCGGGACGCGGAGACCGGCGAGGTGCACGCGCTGCGCGGGCCGGGCTTCGCGGGTGTGCAGTTCCACCCCGAGTCGGTGCTGACGACGGAGGGCGCGGCGCTGACGGCCGCGCTGCTCGCGGGCGTACTGGTCTGA
- a CDS encoding response regulator transcription factor, which translates to MVVDDHPMWRDAVARDLAEAGFDVVATAGDGEQAVRRAVAAGPDVLVLDLNLPVKPGVQVCKELVGGRPRLRVLVLSASGEHADVLEAVKSGATGYLLKSASTEELIDAVRRTAVGDPVFTPGLAGLVLGEYRRLASEPAPASGADEPKAPELTERETEVLRLVAKGLSYKQIAERLVISHRTVQNHVQNTLGKLQLHNRVELVRYAIERGLDDA; encoded by the coding sequence ATGGTGGTCGACGACCACCCGATGTGGCGGGACGCGGTCGCCCGCGACCTGGCGGAGGCGGGCTTCGACGTCGTCGCCACCGCGGGCGACGGGGAGCAGGCGGTGCGCCGCGCCGTCGCGGCCGGGCCCGACGTCCTCGTCCTGGACCTGAACCTGCCGGTGAAGCCGGGCGTCCAGGTGTGCAAGGAACTCGTCGGCGGCCGGCCGCGGCTGCGGGTCCTGGTGCTCTCGGCGAGCGGCGAGCACGCCGACGTCCTGGAGGCCGTGAAGTCGGGCGCCACCGGCTACCTCCTCAAGTCCGCCAGCACCGAGGAGCTGATCGACGCCGTGCGGCGGACGGCGGTCGGCGACCCCGTCTTCACCCCGGGCCTCGCCGGGCTCGTCCTCGGCGAGTACCGCCGCCTCGCCTCCGAGCCCGCTCCGGCCTCCGGCGCCGACGAGCCGAAGGCCCCGGAGCTGACCGAGCGCGAGACGGAGGTCCTGCGGCTCGTCGCCAAGGGGCTCAGCTACAAGCAGATCGCCGAGCGCCTGGTCATCTCGCACCGCACGGTGCAGAACCATGTGCAGAACACCCTCGGCAAGCTCCAGCTCCACAACCGGGTGGAGCTGGTCAGGTACGCCATCGAGCGCGGCCTCGACGACGCCTAG
- a CDS encoding ArsA family ATPase, translating into MRIILVTGLGGAGRTTVAAATALAEARAGRRVLLVSEGADPLLGGDGLRVLRPAPAADFRREFLALQERSAAALDLLGAAPFEDAELTELPGSRHFALLRSLRDAAAGDHDLAVVDLPPLPEALAVLALPEQLRRYLRRLLPPERQAARALRPMLAQLAGVPMPAQWLYATAARWEAELAAVQAVVDAPATSVRLVLEPGPAAADALRTARLGLALQGLALDAVVANRLLPATSEDPWLAGLTAQQHRHLAELRTAGGTLDELPHLGRDPRGPEDLALLAPARPAAEPVPVPEWTVEDRREEDGVLVWHIGLPGAVKDELSLVRRGDELLLTVGAFRRNLPLPAALRRCTVTGAGLVEGDLRVRFTPDPGLWPRTS; encoded by the coding sequence ATGCGGATCATTCTTGTCACCGGGCTCGGCGGCGCCGGGCGTACCACCGTCGCCGCCGCGACCGCGCTCGCCGAGGCGCGGGCCGGGCGCCGGGTCCTCCTCGTCTCCGAGGGCGCCGATCCGCTGCTGGGCGGCGACGGCCTCAGGGTCCTGCGGCCCGCACCCGCCGCCGACTTCCGCCGCGAGTTCCTCGCCCTCCAGGAGCGCTCCGCCGCCGCCCTCGACCTGCTGGGCGCCGCGCCCTTCGAGGACGCCGAACTCACCGAACTCCCCGGCAGCCGCCACTTCGCCCTGCTGCGCTCCCTGCGCGACGCCGCCGCCGGTGACCACGACCTGGCCGTCGTCGACCTGCCGCCGCTCCCCGAGGCGCTCGCCGTCCTCGCCCTGCCCGAGCAGCTCCGCCGCTATCTGCGCCGCCTCCTGCCCCCGGAACGGCAGGCCGCCCGCGCCCTGCGCCCGATGCTCGCCCAGCTCGCCGGGGTCCCCATGCCCGCGCAGTGGCTGTACGCGACCGCCGCGCGCTGGGAAGCCGAGCTGGCCGCCGTCCAGGCCGTCGTCGACGCCCCCGCCACCAGCGTCCGGCTCGTCCTCGAACCCGGCCCCGCCGCCGCGGACGCCCTGCGCACCGCCCGCCTCGGCCTCGCCCTCCAGGGCCTCGCACTCGACGCCGTCGTCGCCAACCGGCTGCTGCCCGCCACGTCCGAGGACCCCTGGCTCGCCGGACTCACCGCCCAGCAGCACCGGCACCTGGCGGAGCTCCGTACCGCCGGCGGGACCCTCGACGAGCTGCCGCACCTCGGCCGGGACCCGCGCGGACCCGAGGACCTGGCCCTCCTGGCGCCCGCCCGGCCCGCGGCCGAGCCCGTCCCCGTACCGGAGTGGACCGTCGAGGACCGGCGGGAGGAGGACGGTGTCCTCGTCTGGCACATCGGTCTGCCCGGCGCCGTCAAGGACGAGCTGTCCCTCGTCCGCAGGGGTGACGAACTGCTGCTCACCGTCGGAGCCTTCCGCCGCAACCTGCCCCTGCCCGCCGCCCTGCGCCGCTGCACCGTCACCGGCGCCGGGCTCGTCGAGGGGGACCTCCGGGTCCGCTTCACCCCCGACCCCGGGCTCTGGCCCCGTACCTCCTGA
- a CDS encoding S1 family peptidase, producing MFSSVRRRTAAALTASVLAAAGGVAAVATPAAAVHGGRSTTVTDHPYAMLIETPDGTQFCGGTLVAPTKVLTAAHCVADAEAPRELLVIGGRTALDSPKGTVRHIASIKVHPRFEQSTLTYDAAVLTLDRPMPYKPLPVAGPKDKALYASGTKATTTGWGRTGRDSLATRLKAAELRLAPLKSCDPFTFPTDSGALKVCGVAAPGTRDSVCKGDSGGPLTAGGKLIGVVSTGNKYCDDQFPVSVFTRVSAVAKDLGLTVS from the coding sequence ATGTTCTCGTCCGTCCGGCGCCGTACCGCCGCCGCGCTCACCGCCTCCGTCCTCGCCGCCGCCGGGGGCGTGGCGGCCGTGGCGACCCCGGCCGCCGCCGTCCACGGCGGCCGCTCCACCACCGTGACGGACCACCCGTACGCCATGCTCATCGAGACCCCGGACGGCACCCAGTTCTGCGGCGGCACCCTGGTCGCGCCCACCAAGGTCCTCACCGCCGCGCACTGCGTGGCCGACGCCGAGGCCCCCCGCGAGCTCCTCGTCATCGGCGGGCGCACCGCCCTGGACAGCCCCAAGGGCACGGTCCGGCACATCGCCTCGATCAAGGTCCACCCCCGGTTCGAGCAGTCCACGCTCACCTACGACGCGGCCGTCCTCACCCTGGACCGGCCCATGCCCTACAAGCCGCTGCCGGTCGCGGGACCGAAGGACAAGGCGCTCTACGCCTCCGGCACCAAGGCGACGACCACCGGCTGGGGCCGTACCGGCCGCGACAGCCTCGCCACCCGCCTCAAGGCCGCCGAGCTCCGCCTCGCGCCGCTCAAGAGCTGCGATCCCTTCACCTTCCCCACCGACAGCGGCGCGCTGAAGGTCTGCGGGGTCGCGGCCCCCGGCACCCGCGACAGCGTCTGCAAGGGTGACTCCGGCGGCCCGCTGACCGCCGGGGGCAAGCTCATCGGTGTCGTCTCCACCGGCAACAAGTACTGCGACGACCAGTTCCCGGTCTCCGTCTTCACCCGGGTCAGCGCGGTCGCGAAGGACCTGGGCCTGACGGTGTCCTGA
- a CDS encoding ROK family glucokinase, with amino-acid sequence MGLTIGVDIGGTKIAAGVVDEDGKILDTHKVPTPPTPEGIVDAISAAVSEAGKGHSIEAVGIGAAGYVDDKRATVLFAPNIDWRHEPLKDKVEQRVGLPVVVENDANAAAWGEYRFGAGQGHEDVICITLGTGLGGGIIIGNKLRRGRFGVAAEFGHIRVVPDGLLCGCGSQGCWEQYASGRALVRYARQRANATPERAEILLGLGDGTPEGIEGKHVSQAARAGDPVAVDSFRELARWAGAGLADLASLFDPSAFIVGGGVSDEGDLVLDPIRKSFRRWLIGGQWRPHAQVLAAQLGNKAGLVGAADLARQG; translated from the coding sequence ATGGGACTCACCATCGGCGTCGACATCGGCGGCACGAAGATCGCGGCCGGCGTGGTCGACGAGGACGGCAAGATCCTCGACACGCACAAGGTGCCCACCCCGCCGACCCCCGAGGGCATCGTCGACGCGATCAGCGCCGCCGTCTCCGAGGCCGGCAAGGGCCACTCGATCGAGGCCGTCGGCATCGGCGCCGCGGGCTACGTCGACGACAAGCGTGCCACCGTCCTCTTCGCGCCGAACATCGACTGGCGGCACGAGCCGCTCAAGGACAAGGTCGAGCAGCGGGTCGGCCTGCCCGTCGTCGTCGAGAACGACGCCAACGCGGCGGCCTGGGGCGAGTACAGGTTCGGCGCCGGCCAGGGCCACGAGGACGTCATCTGCATCACCCTCGGCACCGGCCTCGGCGGCGGCATCATCATCGGCAACAAGCTGCGCCGCGGACGCTTCGGCGTGGCTGCCGAGTTCGGCCACATCCGGGTCGTCCCGGACGGTCTGCTCTGCGGCTGCGGCAGCCAGGGCTGCTGGGAGCAGTACGCCTCCGGGCGCGCGCTCGTCCGCTACGCCAGGCAGCGCGCCAACGCCACCCCGGAGCGCGCGGAGATCCTCCTCGGCCTCGGCGACGGCACCCCGGAGGGCATCGAGGGCAAGCACGTCAGCCAGGCCGCCCGCGCGGGCGACCCGGTGGCCGTCGACTCCTTCCGCGAGCTGGCCCGCTGGGCGGGCGCCGGTCTCGCCGACCTGGCCTCGCTCTTCGACCCCTCGGCGTTCATCGTCGGCGGCGGCGTCTCGGACGAGGGCGACCTGGTCCTCGACCCGATCCGCAAGTCCTTCCGGCGCTGGCTGATCGGCGGCCAGTGGCGGCCGCACGCCCAGGTCCTCGCCGCCCAGCTGGGCAACAAGGCCGGACTCGTCGGCGCGGCCGACCTCGCCCGCCAGGGCTGA
- a CDS encoding alpha/beta hydrolase, which produces MTVLPGAEPYRHEGGEVGVLLCHGFTGSPQSMRPWAEYLAERGLTVSVPLLPGHGTRWQDMQLTTWHDWYAEVDRALRELLERCTTVFVFGLSMGGALTLRLAAQHGDAVKGVVLVNPGNKVHGLAAHALPVARHLLPSTKGIASDIAKEGVTEVGYDRVPLHAAHSLRAFFRLVDAELPQVTQPVVLLHSPQDHVVPPVDSARILSRISSTDVREILLEQSYHVATLDHDAERIFDESLAFVERLAPGLVDEQGSRSGG; this is translated from the coding sequence GTGACGGTCCTTCCCGGAGCCGAGCCGTACCGCCACGAGGGCGGAGAGGTCGGCGTCCTTCTCTGTCACGGATTCACCGGTTCCCCGCAGTCGATGCGCCCGTGGGCCGAGTATCTGGCCGAGCGCGGTCTGACCGTCTCGGTGCCGCTGCTGCCGGGCCACGGCACCCGCTGGCAGGACATGCAGCTCACCACCTGGCACGACTGGTACGCGGAGGTGGACCGGGCCCTGCGCGAGCTTCTGGAGCGGTGCACGACCGTCTTCGTCTTCGGCCTCTCGATGGGCGGGGCGCTGACCCTGCGGCTGGCCGCCCAGCACGGGGACGCCGTGAAGGGCGTCGTCCTGGTCAACCCGGGCAACAAGGTGCACGGCCTGGCCGCGCACGCGCTGCCGGTCGCCCGCCATCTGCTCCCCTCCACCAAGGGCATCGCCAGCGACATCGCCAAGGAGGGCGTCACCGAGGTCGGCTACGACCGGGTGCCGCTGCACGCCGCGCACTCCCTGCGCGCGTTCTTCCGGCTCGTCGACGCGGAGCTTCCGCAGGTCACGCAGCCGGTCGTCCTGCTCCACAGCCCGCAGGACCATGTCGTGCCGCCGGTCGACTCGGCCCGGATCCTCTCCCGGATCTCCTCGACGGACGTCCGCGAGATCCTGCTGGAACAGAGCTACCACGTGGCGACGTTGGACCATGACGCGGAGCGGATCTTCGACGAGAGCCTGGCCTTCGTCGAGCGTCTCGCCCCGGGGCTGGTCGACGAACAGGGGAGCAGGAGCGGTGGCTGA
- a CDS encoding trp operon leader peptide translates to MFAPQIQNWWWTAHPAAH, encoded by the coding sequence ATGTTCGCGCCTCAGATCCAGAACTGGTGGTGGACCGCTCACCCGGCGGCCCACTGA
- a CDS encoding DUF5304 domain-containing protein — translation MSDSDAWAKACAEDLEAEKARRRAERGTEPGSAAEEFRKLFEAVADKVAGGLGNPQLGGQAVQTVQQLVSQAKSVVEPVIERNPQVFDHLAAAGNELLAAYRSAVEGHETRWTRGGSVPEADDPRRDADPEPPREADHKADPKADHKADPEDDHKDDHKGDEGPGTGQHIDLD, via the coding sequence ATGAGCGATTCGGACGCCTGGGCCAAGGCGTGCGCCGAGGACCTGGAGGCGGAGAAGGCCCGTCGCAGGGCCGAGCGCGGGACGGAGCCCGGCTCCGCCGCCGAGGAGTTCCGCAAGCTGTTCGAGGCCGTCGCCGACAAGGTCGCCGGCGGACTCGGGAACCCACAGCTCGGCGGCCAGGCCGTACAGACCGTGCAGCAGCTCGTCAGCCAGGCGAAGTCCGTCGTCGAGCCCGTCATCGAGCGCAACCCGCAGGTCTTCGACCACCTCGCCGCCGCCGGGAACGAGCTGCTCGCCGCCTACCGCTCCGCCGTCGAGGGCCACGAGACCCGCTGGACCCGCGGAGGGTCCGTGCCCGAGGCCGACGACCCGCGCCGGGACGCCGACCCGGAGCCGCCGCGCGAGGCCGATCACAAGGCCGACCCCAAGGCCGATCACAAGGCCGACCCCGAGGACGATCACAAGGACGATCACAAGGGCGACGAAGGGCCGGGAACCGGCCAGCACATCGACCTCGACTGA
- a CDS encoding 2-hydroxyacid dehydrogenase, whose translation MEILAFGVQADEKPLIEKAFAGHHDVRCLGVFLTEDTAPIAAGYEIISTSVNASLDHRVLQTLAAGGTQMIAQRSTGFNNIDLEVAERLGITVARVSYYSPYSVAEFAWTLATAVNRRIVRASNRTRDFDFRLDGLMGRDLRGRTVGVLGTGKIGEAFTRIAHGFGMNLLGWDVAENPACLALGMRYVEKERLFAEADLISLHVPLLPSTQHIIDAAALKAMKDDVILVNSSRGGLLDSEALVTELRAGRFAGVGLDVYEAEAGLFFLDKSLEVVEDDTLARLVTFPNVVVTSHQAYYTVDAVGQIIDTTVRNVLDYTAGRRSENVLVPREPAGRSAHPPA comes from the coding sequence GTGGAAATCCTGGCATTCGGCGTGCAGGCGGACGAGAAGCCGCTGATCGAGAAGGCGTTCGCGGGACACCACGACGTCCGCTGTCTGGGCGTCTTCCTCACCGAGGACACCGCCCCCATCGCGGCCGGCTACGAGATCATCTCCACCAGCGTCAACGCCAGCCTGGACCACCGGGTCCTCCAGACCCTCGCCGCCGGCGGGACCCAGATGATCGCCCAGCGCTCCACGGGCTTCAACAACATCGACCTGGAGGTCGCCGAGCGGCTCGGCATCACCGTCGCCCGGGTCTCGTACTACTCGCCGTACTCCGTCGCGGAGTTCGCCTGGACCCTCGCCACCGCCGTCAACCGGCGGATCGTCCGCGCCTCCAACCGGACCCGTGACTTCGACTTCCGGCTCGACGGACTGATGGGCCGTGACCTGCGGGGCCGTACCGTCGGGGTCCTCGGCACCGGCAAGATCGGCGAGGCGTTCACCCGGATCGCCCACGGCTTCGGCATGAACCTGCTCGGCTGGGACGTCGCCGAGAACCCCGCCTGCCTCGCCCTCGGCATGCGGTACGTCGAGAAGGAACGGCTCTTCGCCGAGGCCGACCTCATCAGCCTCCACGTACCGCTGCTGCCGTCCACCCAGCACATCATCGACGCCGCCGCCCTCAAGGCCATGAAGGACGACGTCATCCTGGTGAACTCCAGCCGGGGCGGGCTCCTCGACTCCGAGGCGCTCGTCACCGAACTCCGGGCCGGCCGCTTCGCCGGCGTCGGCCTCGACGTGTACGAGGCGGAGGCCGGGCTCTTCTTCCTCGACAAGTCCCTGGAGGTCGTCGAGGACGACACGCTCGCCCGGCTGGTGACCTTCCCGAACGTGGTGGTCACCTCCCACCAGGCGTACTACACGGTGGACGCGGTCGGCCAGATCATCGACACCACCGTCCGCAACGTCCTCGACTACACCGCGGGACGGCGCAGCGAGAACGTCCTCGTCCCCAGGGAACCCGCCGGCCGGTCCGCGCATCCTCCAGCGTGA
- a CDS encoding endonuclease/exonuclease/phosphatase family protein, with product MAISELPNSRTEEDGSAVLRVLSYNVRAMRDDEDALARVIRACAPDLVMVQEAPRFFRWRKHAARLAAKSELVLLSGGATAAGPMLLCSLRATVEHTEDVLLPLTPGLHRRGLATAVVRFAGARVGVVSCHLSLRKDERYAQAGMVLDRVAALGTPYALVGGDLNERPDGAAFRRLTTELRDGWEASPRGGEYTSTSGGPHQRIDAILATPGVEFLGCGVPADLDPADLRAATDHLPVLAAVRVPAAG from the coding sequence ATGGCGATCAGTGAGCTGCCCAACTCCCGCACCGAGGAGGACGGTTCGGCCGTCCTCCGGGTCCTCAGCTACAACGTGCGCGCGATGCGCGACGACGAGGACGCCCTCGCCCGGGTCATCCGGGCCTGCGCCCCGGACCTCGTCATGGTCCAGGAGGCCCCACGCTTCTTCCGCTGGCGCAAACACGCCGCCCGGCTCGCCGCGAAGAGCGAACTCGTCCTGCTGAGCGGTGGTGCCACCGCGGCGGGGCCGATGCTGCTCTGCTCGCTGCGGGCCACCGTCGAACACACCGAGGACGTGCTGCTGCCGCTCACCCCCGGCCTGCACCGGCGCGGCCTCGCGACCGCCGTCGTCCGCTTCGCCGGGGCCCGGGTCGGCGTCGTCAGCTGCCATCTGAGCCTCCGGAAGGACGAGCGGTACGCCCAGGCGGGCATGGTCCTCGACCGGGTCGCCGCCCTGGGGACCCCGTACGCCCTGGTCGGCGGGGACCTCAACGAGCGGCCCGACGGCGCCGCCTTCCGCCGGCTGACGACGGAGCTCCGGGACGGCTGGGAGGCCAGCCCCCGGGGCGGCGAGTACACCTCGACCTCCGGCGGCCCGCACCAGCGGATCGACGCGATCCTGGCCACCCCGGGCGTCGAGTTCCTCGGCTGCGGGGTGCCGGCCGACCTCGATCCGGCCGACCTGCGGGCCGCCACCGACCACCTTCCGGTGCTGGCGGCGGTCCGCGTACCGGCGGCCGGCTGA
- a CDS encoding lysophospholipid acyltransferase family protein, protein MKFSLGGSLKLAFRPWVEGLENIPAEGPAILASNHLSFSDSFFLPAVLDRKVTFIAKAEYFTSPGVKGKLTAAFFKGVGQLPVDRSGARGAGEAAIKAGIEVIEKGGLFGIYPEGTRSPDGRLYRGKPGGLARVALATGAPVIPVAMIDTEKIQPPGKVVPKLMRPGIRIGKPLDFTRYQGMEGDRFILRSVTDEVMYEIMKLSGQEYVDIYATAAKRQMADAEKAAKEAVKAEIAAREESGA, encoded by the coding sequence ATGAAGTTCTCCCTCGGAGGGTCCCTGAAGCTTGCCTTCCGGCCCTGGGTGGAGGGTCTGGAGAACATTCCCGCCGAGGGGCCCGCGATTCTGGCGAGCAACCACCTGTCGTTCTCCGACTCCTTCTTCCTGCCCGCCGTCCTCGACCGCAAGGTCACCTTCATCGCCAAGGCGGAGTACTTCACCTCGCCGGGTGTGAAGGGCAAGCTCACCGCCGCCTTCTTCAAGGGCGTCGGACAGCTCCCGGTGGACCGTTCGGGCGCCCGGGGCGCGGGCGAGGCGGCGATCAAGGCCGGCATCGAGGTCATCGAGAAGGGCGGGCTCTTCGGGATCTACCCCGAGGGCACCCGCTCGCCCGACGGCCGCCTCTACCGGGGCAAGCCCGGCGGTCTGGCCCGGGTGGCCCTGGCCACCGGCGCGCCGGTGATCCCGGTCGCGATGATCGACACCGAGAAGATCCAGCCGCCCGGCAAGGTGGTCCCCAAGCTGATGCGGCCGGGCATCCGGATCGGCAAGCCGCTGGACTTCACCCGCTACCAGGGCATGGAGGGCGACCGCTTCATCCTCCGTTCGGTGACCGACGAGGTCATGTACGAGATCATGAAGCTGTCCGGCCAGGAGTACGTCGACATCTACGCGACGGCCGCCAAGCGGCAGATGGCGGACGCGGAGAAGGCGGCCAAGGAGGCCGTCAAGGCCGAGATCGCCGCCCGGGAAGAGTCCGGCGCGTAA
- the macS gene encoding MacS family sensor histidine kinase, producing the protein MARRERVVRMSVEQPLWRALTGYRLLTMVYAVLLFVFGRDRFERPWVAVAYLAVMCVWTLATLPKVANAASCTRRFLCADLTMAVVGILLTPLADAHAQSVDGPTLPSIWTAGAVLAYAIKGGWRWAGVASSVVAVANIVERGHPSRDTFHNVLLVWVASIAIGYVVEVARASERTLARALEIEAATRERERLARDIHDSVLQVLAMVQRRGTALGGEAAELGRMAGDQEVALRTLVAGGLARPSLVSEDESEGAVVRVVEVDEEPDDDTPVDLRLLLAPRAGARVTLSEPGAPVLLAPPAARELAAAVGAALDNVRVHAGEEAQAWILVEDWPDEVIVTVRDDGPGIPEGRLAQAEGEGRMGVALSIRGRLRDLGGEAELISVPGQGTEVELKVPRGKAGEK; encoded by the coding sequence ATGGCCAGGCGCGAGCGTGTCGTGCGCATGTCGGTCGAGCAGCCGTTGTGGCGGGCCCTGACCGGCTACCGCCTTCTGACCATGGTCTACGCGGTCCTGCTGTTCGTGTTCGGCAGGGACCGGTTCGAACGGCCCTGGGTCGCCGTCGCCTATCTGGCGGTGATGTGCGTCTGGACCCTCGCCACCCTCCCCAAGGTGGCGAACGCGGCCAGCTGCACCCGGCGCTTCCTCTGCGCCGACCTCACCATGGCCGTCGTCGGCATCCTCCTCACCCCGCTGGCCGACGCCCACGCCCAGAGCGTCGACGGCCCCACCCTGCCGTCGATATGGACCGCCGGCGCCGTCCTGGCATACGCGATCAAGGGCGGTTGGCGCTGGGCCGGCGTGGCCTCCTCCGTCGTCGCCGTCGCCAACATCGTCGAGCGCGGCCACCCCAGCCGGGACACCTTCCACAACGTCCTCCTCGTCTGGGTCGCCTCCATCGCCATCGGATACGTCGTCGAGGTCGCCCGCGCCTCCGAGCGCACCCTCGCCCGCGCCCTGGAGATCGAGGCCGCCACCCGGGAACGGGAGCGGCTCGCCCGCGACATCCACGACAGCGTCCTCCAGGTCCTCGCCATGGTGCAGCGGCGCGGCACCGCGCTCGGCGGCGAGGCCGCCGAACTCGGCCGGATGGCGGGCGACCAGGAAGTGGCCCTCCGCACCCTCGTCGCGGGCGGCCTCGCCCGGCCCAGCCTGGTCTCCGAGGACGAGTCCGAGGGGGCCGTCGTACGGGTCGTCGAGGTGGACGAGGAACCGGACGACGACACGCCCGTGGACCTGCGGCTGCTGCTCGCCCCGCGCGCCGGGGCCCGGGTCACCCTCTCCGAGCCGGGTGCGCCCGTGCTGCTGGCGCCGCCCGCCGCGCGCGAGCTGGCCGCCGCCGTCGGCGCCGCCCTGGACAACGTACGGGTGCACGCGGGCGAGGAGGCGCAGGCCTGGATCCTCGTCGAGGACTGGCCGGACGAGGTGATCGTCACCGTCCGGGACGACGGCCCCGGCATCCCGGAGGGCCGCCTCGCGCAGGCCGAGGGCGAGGGCCGGATGGGCGTCGCCCTCTCCATCCGGGGGAGACTGCGGGATCTGGGCGGCGAGGCCGAGCTGATCTCGGTCCCCGGGCAGGGCACGGAAGTCGAGTTGAAGGTCCCACGGGGGAAGGCAGGGGAGAAGTGA